AATGGTGAAGATTCCCGTGTCAAGCACGGGAATGACAAACAGAGTTTATGCCTTAATAATTCGGGCTTCATGCTTAAGTTAGTGGGGTAATTTAAAAATGTTAAAATTTAAAATCTTTCAAAAGGATTTTTTATGAAAAAGTTTTTTCTCATTTTTTTAGTTAGTTCTTCGCTTTTTGGTGGGGAACGATTTCAAATCTCTGGTGATCTCATCAAAGATTTCCGAACCGATTTGATGTGGCAAAGAGAAAGCAGTTCCAACACGATGAATTGGAAAAGTGCCATTCAATATTGCGAAAATTTGTCTCTTGGCGGATACAGGGATTGGAGACTTCCACACATTGACGAATTGAAATCAATTGTCAATTACAATGCATATAAACCAGCAACTTTTAACAGATTTAAACTAAAAACAACAGACTGGCATTGGGCTATAACAAAATATAATAATTCCAGTTCTTGGATTGTCAATTTCAACGGTGGAGACGACGGTTGGGACCGTCAGGCAGACGATAGCTTTGCTGTTTGTGTCCGTGATTTATAATCCCCGTATCGAGTACGGGGCAAGTTTTTTTATTTTTAGAATTTGATCAAGAGGAGATGACGAACTACTGAAGCAAATTAAGTATAAAAACTGGAATCCCTGAACTTGTTTCAGGGACTACTAAAATTAAAGTTAATTCAGAATAAAT
This genomic stretch from Thiovulum sp. ES harbors:
- a CDS encoding Protein of unknown function (DUF1566) (PFAM: Protein of unknown function (DUF1566)), translating into MKKFFLIFLVSSSLFGGERFQISGDLIKDFRTDLMWQRESSSNTMNWKSAIQYCENLSLGGYRDWRLPHIDELKSIVNYNAYKPATFNRFKLKTTDWHWAITKYNNSSSWIVNFNGGDDGWDRQADDSFAVCVRDL